One region of Triticum aestivum cultivar Chinese Spring chromosome 6B, IWGSC CS RefSeq v2.1, whole genome shotgun sequence genomic DNA includes:
- the LOC123138408 gene encoding protein CPR-5 (The sequence of the model RefSeq protein was modified relative to this genomic sequence to represent the inferred CDS: added 9 bases not found in genome assembly), with amino-acid sequence MDGAAHVAGDSAEADRASSSASSTGSASRRSRPHKGIHLRRRRRPLSARRGEGGDGDGGKGAGDGVQDLALPLGMSFAAVLAQVLNKSGGSGSRLQPDFLSKMCTSAVKESLTNIYGDRFDSFMGNFEKSFGSTLRTLHLLNEAPACEQDIPQCSHGDGNPVAETKLSGADSIGPIPDVQQNTYLNSMNKQIILHTGVNQQLIQLPRSRSSPECDQDILNVFERSLNEQVRSNELKELEIGLNMRKLQLKQSHLALSSYSHMLEKIKISMGFQKAAFREEKLKTQMQDTRYAELLKRLIDMLLTAVVFMSACFGYGTYIYSYQRITAVTAACAAASRESKSWWIPNSVSAFNSGLLFFRCHLIAATRISFGMLMILLIGWLIFQRSAMTGPNMPITFNLVLLGGVCGFVGRFCVDTLGGDGNVWLVFWEILCAIHLLGNTYPSLLYRGLYGPISVTHRPKALGLPYWVRRYIFYAVLSLVLPCLAGLLPFASLSDWREHAVDYMRSRFTGNDIET; translated from the exons GCCGCCCACGTCGCCGGCGACtcggcggaggccgacagggcctCCTCCTCGGCGTCGTCTACCGGCTCGGCCTCCCGGCGCTCCCGGCCGCACAAGGGGATTCacctgcggcggcgccggcggccgttGTCCGCtcggagaggagagggcggcgacggcgacggcggcaagGGCGCCGGTGACGGCGTGCAGGACCTCGCGCTGCCTCTGGGGATGTCCTTCGCGGCGGTTCTCGCCCAG GTTCTGAATAAAAGCGGCGGTTCTGGAAGCAGATTACAACCTGATTTTCTTTCAAAG ATGTGTACCTCAGCAGTGAAGGAGTCCTTAACAAAT ATATATGGAGACAGGTTTGATAGTTTCATGGGAAACTTTGAGAAATCATTTGGCAGTACACTGAGGACCCTTCATCTACTCAATGAGGCACCTGCCTGTGAGCAAGATATCCCTCAATGTTCTCACGGTGATGGCAATCCTGTGGCTGAGACCAAATTGAGTGGCGCTGACTCAATAGGCCCGATACCTGATGTCCAGCAGAATACATACTTGAATTCCATGAATAAGCAGATTATTCTTCACACGGGTGTCAATCAGCAGCTGATTCAGCTACCTCGTAGCAGATCTAGTCCAGAATGTGATCAGGACATCCTTAATGTATTTGAGAGATCTCTGAATGAGCAAGTTCGTTCAAATGAGCTCAAAGAACTTGAAATAGGGCTTAATATGAGGAAGTTGCAACTAAAGCAATCTCATTTAGCTCTCAGCTCCTACTCACACATGTTAGAGAAGATCAAGATCTCTATGGGATTTCAGAAAGCTGCTTTCAGAGAGGAGAAATTAAAGACTCAAATGCAGGACACGAGATATGCTGAACTCCTCAAGAGGCTTATAGATATGCTTCTGACAGCAGTAGTTTTTATGTCTGCCTGTTTCGGATATGGAACATATATTTATTCGTACCAGCGGATAACCGCTGTTACTGCAGCCTGTGCAGCTGCTTCAAGG GAGTCCAAATCTTGGTGGATTCCAAACTCTGTATCAGCTTTCAACTCAGGATTGCTGTTTTTCAGATGTCATTTGATTGCAGCAACAAGGATATCATTTGGCATGCTGATGATTCTATTGATCGGATGGTTGATATTCCAGCGTTCAGCAATGACTGGACCCAACATGCCAATAACATTCAATCTTGTGTTATTGGGAGGTGTTTGTGGTTTTGTTGGAAGGTTCTGCGTTGACACCCTAGGCGGGGATGGAAATGTTTGGCTTGTATTCTGGGAAATCCTTTGCGCCATCCATTTACTTGGAAACACCTATCCATCTCTTCTATACCGTGGTCTTTATGGTCCTATTTCTGTGACGCACAGACCCAAGGCTCTCGGTTTGCCATATTGGGTTCGCCGGTACATATTCTACGCTGTGCTCTCTTTGGTCCTTCCATGCTTGGCTGGTTTGTTGCCGTTCGCATCTCTATCAGACTGGAGGGAACATGCAGTTGATTATATGAGGTCCAGATTCACTGGAAATGACATTGAGACTTGA
- the LOC123138409 gene encoding pentatricopeptide repeat-containing protein At1g05750, chloroplastic produces MAAAASPSLTLPPPAQRATPKPRRRTPPRDVVSWTAAIARPAREGDLPSTAAALSAMLSSPDAPAPNDVTLLTVIFACAGAPSSPLARPLALSLHALAIKLFPSHLLLCTCLARFYLASRLPHHALQLFGSMPVRSVVTYNTMITALMRNGLVAAARELFDGMPEPDKVSWTALIDGCVKNGRHDEAIDCFHAMLLDGVEPDYVTLVAAISACAEVGVLGLGMWVHRFVTRERLEGNIRIANSLIDMYARCGQVEFARQVFDSMRKRTVVSWNSMIVGFAANGRCTDAIEHFEAMRRKGFKPDAVTFTGVLTACSLAGLTDEGLRYYDAMRAEHGIAARMEHYGCVVDLLGRAGRLDEAMSMVATMPVRPNEVVLGALLAGCRMHRDVDMAEQLMQYLLEKDPGGDSNYVLLSNIYAAVGKWDGAGKVRGLMKARGVKKRPGRSAVEIDGDVDEFVCGGRSHPQAAEVFGMLGLLSHEMAGHEAVSYE; encoded by the coding sequence ATGGCAGCGGCCGCCTCTCCATCTCTCACTCTTCCTCCACCCGCGCAGCGCGCCACCCCAAagccgcgccgccgcacgccgccgcgagACGTGGTCTCGTGGACGGCCGCCATCGCGCGCCCGGCGCGGGAGGGCGACCTGCCGTCGACGGCCGCGGCGCTCTCCGCCATGCTCTCCTCCCCCGACGCGCCTGCGCCCAACGACGTCACCCTCCTCACCGTTATCTTCGCCTGCGCCGGCGCCCCCTCCTCTCCGCTCGCCCGGCCCCTCGCGCTATCGCTCCACGCCCTCGCCATCAAGCTCTTCCCCAGCCACCTCCTTCTCTGCACCTGCCTCGCGCGGTTCTACCTCGCGTCCCGCCTCCCCCACCACGCCCTCCAGCTGTTCGGCTCCATGCCCGTCAGGTCCGTGGTCACCTACAACACCATGATCACCGCCCTCATGCGCAACGGCCTGGTCGCCGCTGCGCGCGAGCTGTTCGACGGAATGCCGGAACCGGATAAGGTTTCCTGGACGGCGCTCATCGACGGGTGCGTCAAGAATGGGCGCCATGACGAGGCAATCGATTGCTTCCATGCCATGCTGCTGGACGGTGTTGAGCCAGACTACGTCACGCTGGTAGCTGCCATCTCCGCGTGCGCTGAGGTCGGCGTGCTCGGTCTCGGTATGTGGGTGCACCGGTTCGTGACCAGGGAGAGGCTAGAGGGCAACATCCGCATCGCCAACTCGTTGATCGACATGTACGCTCGGTGCGGTCAGGTGGAGTTTGCACGGCAGGTGTTTGACAGCATGAGGAAGCGGACGGTGGTCTCCTGGAACTCGATGATCGTCGGGTTCGCAGCCAACGGACGGTGCACGGACGCCATCGAGCATTTCGAGGCAATGAGGAGGAAGGGGTTCAAGCCAGACGCTGTAACGTTCACGGGCGTGCTCACGGCCtgcagccttgccggcctcaccGACGAGGGGCTGAGGTACTATGACGCCATGAGGGCGGAGCACGGCATCGCGGCGAGGATGGAGCACTACGGGTGTGTTGTCGACCTGCTTGGCCGAGCCGGGCGCCTGGACGAGGCCATGAGCATGGTGGCGACCATGCCGGTGCGGCCGAACGAGGTGGTGCTTGGAGCTCTGCTTGCTGGGTGCCGGATGCATAGGGACGTGGACATGGCCGAGCAGCTGATGCAGTACCTCCTTGAGAAGGACCCCGGCGGTGACTCGAACTACGTGCTGCTGTCGAACATCTACGCAGCCGTCGGGAAATGGGATGGGGCCGGCAAGGTCAGGGGCCTGATGAAAGCCCGGGGGGTGAAGAAGAGGCCTGGCCGCAGCGCCGTGGAGATCGACGGCGACGTGGATGAGTTTGTCTGCGGGGGTCGGTCTCATCCGCAGGCTGCGGAGGTGTTTGGCATGCTTGGCCTGCTGAGCCATGAGATGGCAGGGCATGAGGCCGTGAGTTATGAATGA